In the genome of Podospora pseudocomata strain CBS 415.72m chromosome 2 map unlocalized CBS415.72m_2.2, whole genome shotgun sequence, one region contains:
- a CDS encoding uncharacterized protein (EggNog:ENOG503NWR8) → MAFHQPTRQVQQPRIARAESEDGGSAILSPQARLDTNEPHTWVLFTPGTDAGTTTSYLSSVQDDQITPGRSRISDLGSLDTAARSDFNSQPSNSVVPSVALVNSIAEDDAELDSLDSHLPDFRTAHSPYHQPDIIHSTHIFPGHDGLGSFRFEVPGNSVQAQERMYAFEQFNPNRVMHRRESFDLARLQLESQEPKEAERNQRIEAWRLEQSQLLLEDIKKETKRRRRQSELSAQRARLEKGVLEDVIARSVADEEAEDINLAGTEWHDQDEASTDTSKGGLWSRLTRKVICDMMGIDDKLLAILFGEVLPDEDDMKTPRGSLEDSAHPAFANKESESRDDSTWQLHMLERIANELGGIVHQMSTHPGAFSTYSRVQQTPLPYAGLPMIPEAPDSIQRMNSSAASMPQFKPTIGQSADAGVAQPLNAIPSTSSDATPDVATSNGQTFTQQEWEQDLDIRLVFRYLRSRFTSSRPSSPPFTSGTSHLATSSTQELAAKAARIRQHHPLVSHAHANSHGHHRPRPAERRSFRSTTPANPVTMRHGPGSCASQSTRRSARRSSMSSRQSSRHFWDIGGSIGTGSIIASAGPIMGSWGEV, encoded by the coding sequence ATGGCATTCCACCAGCCTACGCGACAAGTTCAACAACCGCGGATTGCCCGTGCCGAGTCTGAAGATGGGGGTTCTGCCATCCTCTCACCCCAGGCTCGCTTGGACACCAATGAACCCCATACATGGGTTTTGTTTACACCAGGTACTGATGCCGGAACCACAACCTCCTACCTGAGCTCTGTCCAGGATGATCAAATCACACCCGGGAGATCCAGAATCAGCGATTTGGGAAGTCTTGACACCGCAGCGCGCTCCGACTTCAACTCGCAACCGAGCAACTCCGTAGTGCCATCTGTGGCTCTTGTAAACAGCATCGCAGAAGATGACGCCGAGCTTGACAGCCTCGACAGCCACCTCCCAGACTTCAGGACAGCGCATAGTCCATATCATCAGCCAGACATCATCCATTCGACGCACATCTTCCCTGGTCACGATGGCCTGGGTTCGTTCCGATTCGAAGTGCCCGGTAATAGCGTACAGGCTCAGGAGCGCATGTATGCTTTTGAACAGTTCAACCCAAATCGCGTCATGCACAGGAGGGAGAGCTTTGACTTGGCTCGCCTTCAGCTGGAGAGTCAAGAGCCAAAAGAGGCGGAGCGAAATCAGAGAATAGAGGCGTGGCGGTTAGAACAGAGTCAGCTTTTGTTGGAGGATATCAAAAAGGAAACaaagaggcggaggagacaGTCAGAGCTGTCGGCACAGAGGGCTCGGTTGGAGAAGGGCGTCTTGGAAGATGTGATCGCAAGGAGCGTTGCCGACGAGGAAGCCGAAGATATCAATCTTGCCGGTACAGAATGGCACGACCAGGATGAAGCATCAACGGACACCTCGAAGGGAGGATTGTGGAGTCGACTCACGCGCAAGGTAATCTGCGACATGATGGGCATTGATGACAAGCTACTCGCTATTCTATTTGGGGAGGTGCTTCCGGATGAGGACGATATGAAAACTCCCAGAGGGTCTCTCGAGGACTCAGCTCACCCCGCGTTTGCGAACAAGGAATCAGAGTCACGCGACGACTCGACATGGCAACTACACATGCTGGAACGGATTGCAAATGAGCTTGGCGGAATTGTCCATCAGATGTCGACACATCCTGGGGCCTTTTCCACTTACAGTCGTGTTCAACAGACGCCCCTTCCATACGCCGGGTTGCCCATGATACCAGAAGCGCCAGACAGCATTCAAAGGATGAACAGCAGCGCCGCTTCCATGCCGCAATTCAAGCCCACCATTGGACAATCGGCAGATGCTGGCGTTGCGCAGCCATTGAATGCCATCCCGTCCACGTCCTCAGACGCTACCCCTGATGTGGCCACCAGCAACGGCCAGACTTTTACGCAACAGGAGTGGGAGCAAGATCTTGATATCCGCCTCGTTTTCCGCTACCTACGGTCACGATTTACTTCGTCTcgcccatcatctcctccgttCACATCGGGAACATCGCATCTAGCCACCTCGAGCACCCAAGAGTTAGCGGCCAAGGCAGCCCGGATTCGACAGCACCATCCACTGGTATCCCACGCACATGCGAATTCACacggccaccaccggccccgtCCGGCGGAGCGACGCAGTTTCAGATCAACAACGCCGGCTAATCCTGTCACAATGAGACATGGTCCCGGTAGCTGTGCAAGCCAGAGCACAAGGCGATCTGCGAGGAGGAGTAGCATGTCTTCGAGGCAATCATCTCGACATTTTTGGGACATTGGGGGCTCCATTGGGACTGGTAGTATCATTGCTAGCGCCGGGCCTATTATGGGAAGTTGGGGCGAGGTCTAA
- a CDS encoding uncharacterized protein (EggNog:ENOG503NY2S), giving the protein MAATPFDPSVQGNSFVFDIYTDGQALRAPAPAPATFLPGGPCNYTDPSLPRCGCRRFWSNSALAATGTVEICMCSHHACFHEDAPSGQTQQTQLGPTQILPVAGVVGQENQKPRSHREPLSPVQELVNWPMPTSFGASLDLNLLDFQNTEPSPRIEATTPLPIGHLQPAQDSPMPDTFNHWGEIIETQAENISLSGFPTLPAQCLLTQGPPSTTSSSQARYLRPFAGRGLQTLNVLREDAVCPGPNDDDPTQEHDPLSRREREETPKASSHSQGKTPKPDDNSAYQKLTETVESHEQRIDRLENTSFSVAGHEECHDKHDNVDMRVTELESRVDEVEKMLNDNGSVVGSRRHTRNDAIADDATASVVSVATNTTISASNRVEVYNQIQKLQAQVNQLQAAALPTYAKPWELEVVFMPFPLKGVWVQANEFPAQRRSLGGDGEWTQMQNTLSRATPDPQSPKFAEWPGQSPESNWLLPRAFAAGRIIDQRLKSRGLIKTVLVRGADARSVQLAIHDAFSEVLRVSALAGVRSDYSPNSPLNEFMGLRQAWVPLRKLHKDSKLRFLTPAEMATPALWDFTFLVSSVIMKASGVHRLYITQPEAYLQDHPLGYHAMDAGWTWQRLRELSRFYPDSQSTTGDVPEADAMEECWAWNDRVDEPPSHNASVLSLRHSHLQRLSRRSSTEPSQQFYTGVQSPILTNGPSFIRAGSPLTQRERKGSWPPQFTRAGSVPPPSIPIQSAQSVARRRVSTVVPYERRSSPLVTRPTPRITTVQTSGVSAKKRRLGTRSPSLVPRNTPRWSRTSMSRSPSLAPPGMFGHHDERDRTPFYYATPHSEAVGEYGYQRGGSRGPPQTMLRTNGYEPDDDEDEEMTDDFQDDDTQGSSSDPCDSEMTHDDSPAKQVRVSQGSFGFGTDGEGNDMDDVDIDVYEDDEEDELDGVDTDHTPGRQNHYHSSHAAWGNQAAAAHVTRPEDIPRAGIEDQMSDGENVDPSSSFSSFASDVSGSFHSSQSRQQQHDDQQEEIEIHQDEDEEDREERRSNTSARSSQAPSEYSSRPGPWNIVPSPASPTRTITADTKAMAASQQEAGVKAHSIKRERSSLNSLMDFRIHEDRTAQS; this is encoded by the coding sequence ATGGCTGCGACTCCTTTCGATCCCTCTGTCCAGGGCAACTCTTTTGTATTTGACATCTACACCGATGGCCAAGCCTTGCGCGCGCCGGCGCCTGCTCCCGCGACTTTCCTCCCTGGCGGACCATGCAACTACACCGACCCATCTCTCCCGCGATGCGGTTGCCGCCGGTTCTGGAGCAATTCTGCTCTCGCAGCAACGGGTACCGTCGAGATTTGCATGTGCTCACATCATGCCTGCTTCCATGAGGATGCCCCTTCAGGTCAAACCCAGCAGACCCAGCTTGGCCCAACCCAGATCTTGCCTGTGGCTGGCGTCGTAGGCCAGGAGAACCAAAAGCCCAGGAGCCACCGGGAACCGCTGAGTCCCGTACAGGAGCTAGTGAACTGGCCGATGCCCACCAGCTTTGGGGCATCGTTGGATCTAAACCTGCTGGACTTTCAAAATACGGAACCTAGCCCAAGGATAGAGGCCACCACTCCACTGCCAATTGGACACCTTCAGCCGGCTCAGGACAGCCCAATGCCCGACACATTCAACCACTGGGGGGAGATAATCGAGACTCAGGCCGAGAACATTAGCCTCAGCGGGTTTCCAACACTTCCAGCTCAGTGTCTGCTGACCCAAGGACCTCCATCGACAACTTCATCCAGCCAAGCCAGATATCTACGACCATTTGCTGGGAGGGGATTGCAGACGCTCAATGTGCTTAGAGAGGATGCCGTTTGCCCAGGACCTAATGATGATGACCCTACTCAGGAACATGATCCATTGTCCAGGCGCGAGCGGGAGGAGACACCCAAGGCGTCTTCGCATTCACAGGGCAAAACTCCAAAACCTGATGACAACAGCGCATATCAGAAACTCACCGAAACAGTCGAGTCACATGAACAGCGAATAGACAGACTCGAAAACACCTCCTTTTCTGTTGCCGGCCACGAAGAATGCCACGACAAGCACGACAACGTCGACATGCGAGTTACGGAACTGGAGTCACGGGTGGATGAAGTGGAAAAAATGCTGAACGACAATGGGAGCGTGGTGGGAAGCAGGCGACACACTCGGAATGATGCTATTGCCGACGATGCTACCGCCAGTGTGGTCTCTGTAGCCACCAACACGACAATTTCCGCATCCAACCGGGTTGAGGTGTACAACCAGATCCAAAAGCTCCAGGCTCAAGTCAACCAGCTGCAAGCTGCCGCGCTGCCAACGTACGCCAAACCCTGGGAGCTTGAAGTCGTGTTTATGCCCTTTCCCCTGAAAGGCGTGTGGGTGCAGGCAAACGAGTTTCCTGCCCAACGCCGGTCTCTAGGCGGCGATGGGGAGTGGACGCAGATGCAAAACACGCTCAGCAGGGCAACACCAGATCCGCAGTCACCCAAATTTGCCGAGTGGCCCGGTCAATCGCCAGAGTCGAATTGGTTGCTTCCAAGGGCGTTCGCGGCAGGAAGAATCATTGATCAGAGATTAAAGAGCCGCGGCCTCATCAAGACAGTTCTGGTTCGAGGAGCTGATGCCCGCAGTGTTCAGCTTGCCATTCACGATGCCTTCTCCGAAGTCCTCCGGGTATCTGCTCTCGCTGGAGTTCGATCAGATTATTCGCCAAACTCTCCGCTAAACGAGTTCATGGGTCTGAGACAAGCATGGGTTCCTCTGCGAAAGCTTCACAAGGACTCAAAACTACGATTTCTCACACCAGCTGAGATGGCAACACCAGCGCTGTGGGATTTCACCTTTCTGGTTTCGAGTGTCATCATGAAAGCCAGCGGTGTCCACCGTCTGTACATCACGCAACCCGAGGCATATCTCCAGGATCATCCCTTAGGCTATCATGCGATGGATGCTGGTTGGACATGGCAAAGGCTTCGCGAATTGAGTAGATTCTATCCCGACTCTCAAAGTACCACCGGCGATGTTCCCGAGGCCGATGCTATGGAAGAATGCTGGGCGTGGAATGATCGGGTGGATGAGCCTCCAAGTCACAACGCATCCGTCCTGAGCCTTCGCCACTCACATCTACAGCGTTTGTCTAGACGCTCCTCCACCGAGCCCTCGCAGCAGTTTTATACCGGTGTGCAGTCGCCCATACTCACCAACGGTCCGAGCTTCATCCGTGCAGGGTCTCCTCTTACTCAAAGAGAACGAAAGGGCTCTTGGCCGCCACAGTTTACTCGGGCTGGCTCAGTCCCACCACCTTCCATACCTATACAGTCTGCGCAATCCGTGGCCCGACGACGTGTCTCGACCGTAGTGCCCTATGAGCGGCGCTCCTCCCCTCTGGTCACTCGTCCAACCCCACGGATCACTACTGTTCAGACCTCTGGCGTATCAGCTAAGAAGCGACGACTGGGCACCCGCTCGCCGAGTCTCGTCCCGCGCAACACGCCTCGTTGGAGCCGCACCAGCATGAGCCGATCGCCATCTCTCGCCCCGCCAGGCATGTTCGGCCACCATGACGAGCGCGACCGTACACCGTTTTACTATGCAACCCCTCACAGTGAAGCTGTGGGCGAATACGGCTATCAGCGTGGGGGAAGCCGGGGCCCTCCCCAGACAATGTTGCGCACCAACGGCTACGAACctgacgacgatgaggacgaagagatgACAGATGATTTCCAGGACGATGACACCCAAGGAAGCTCGTCGGACCCCTGCGATAGTGAAATGACTCATGACGACTCTCCTGCCAAACAGGTGAGAGTCAGCCAGGGATCGTTTGGTTTTGGAACCGACGGCGAGGGCAATGACATGGATGACGTCGACATTGATGTCtacgaagacgacgaggaagacgagcTTGATGGAGTCGACACCGATCACACTCCCGGCCGTCAAAACCATTACCATAGCAGCCACGCCGCTTGGGGCAACCAAGCCGCTGCCGCGCATGTCACCAGACCGGAAGACATCCCGCGGGCTGGAATTGAGGACCAGATGTCTGATGGTGAAAACGTGgacccttcctcctctttttcttccttcgcCTCGGATGTATCCGGATCATTCCACTCTTCCCAATcgagacagcagcaacacgacgaccaacaagaagagatAGAAATCCAccaagacgaagacgaagaagaccgGGAAGAACGAAGGAGCAACACCAGCGCGAGAAGCAGCCAGGCGCCGTCCGAGTACAGCAGCAGACCGGGCCCATGGAATATCGTTCCTTCTCCTGCTAGTCCTACCAGGACTATCACAGCTGACACCAAGGCTATGGCGGCCAGTCAGCAAGAAGCAGGTGTCAAGGCCCACTCCATCAAAAGGGAGAGATCTAGCCTCAATTCTCTGATGGATTTCAGGATTCACGAAGACAGGACGGCCCAGTCATGA
- the RPL10 gene encoding 60S ribosomal protein L10 (BUSCO:EOG092648Q0; COG:J; EggNog:ENOG503NXSP), producing MARRPARCYRYCKNKPYPKSRFNRGVPDPKIRIFDLGRKRATVDDFPLCIHLVSNELEQLSSEALEAARICANKYLVKLAGKEGFHLRVRAHPYHVVRINKMLSCAGADRLQTGMRGAWGKPNGTVARVNIGQIILSVRTRDSNRAIALEALRRSQYKFPGRQKIIISKNWGFTPLRREEYLEAKAAGRVKVDGAYVQFLSNKGNLAQNMKRFPDAFTA from the exons CCGTACCCTAAGTCGCGCTTCAACCGCGGTGTCCCCGACCCCAAGATTCGCATCTTCGATCTTGGCCGCAAGCGTGCCACCGTCGATGACTTCCCTCTTTGCATCCACCTCGTTTCCAACGAGTTGGAACAGCTGAGCTCTGAGGCCCTTGAAGCCGCCCGTATTTGCGCCAACAAGTACCTCGTCAAGCTTGCCGGCAAGGAAGGTTTCCACCTCCGTGTCCGTGCCCATCCCTACCATGTCGTCCGTATCAACAAGATGTTGTCCTGCGCCGGTGCCGATAGACTTCAGACTGGTATGCGTGGTGCCTGGGGTAAGCCCAACGGCACTGTCGCCCGTGTCAACATTGGCCAGATCATCTTGAGCGTCCGCACCCGTGACTCTA ACCGTGCTATCGCTCTCGAGGCTCTCCGCCGCTCCCAGTACAAGTTCCCCGGTCGCCAAAAGATCATTATCTCCAAGAACTGGggcttcacccccctccgccgcgAGGAGTACctcgaggccaaggccgCCGGCCGCGTCAAGGTCGATGGTGCTTATGTTCAGTTCTTGTCCAACAAGGGCAACCTCGCCCAGAACATGAAGCGCTTCCCTGATGCCTTCACTGCCTAA
- a CDS encoding uncharacterized protein (EggNog:ENOG503NUC3; COG:S) gives MSIRIALENPPEFYTNLDIMKGHVVLTLSRHETVGAIIVKLEGESRTALGIPNDNSSTGVPHREMPSAGDIIYENHKILYKVAQAFPNENAPPQAGPIVLNPGQHHFPFQFKFPFNNSCGNAEAMAKIGGVVNAGGFAPGAGLFGLGGIRVMDGTKQLMYSHVTKTLPPSFTGFPGEAEIRYYVKVTIQRPGLFKENWRYQIGLKFLPIEPPRPPKSNQEAYARRPFAFAPRTPPSTAPPSTKKRTSFFGRSTTPQPPPPVGGPSNPSSSAEASLATPPSIEMSARLPHPAILTCNKSIPLRLIAKKLAPSNGEVYLVAIQIDLIGKTIVRCQDLVNNELNRWVIVSRQGLSIPVSKPDDAVGTEVVLPDAIWNNVPLPNTIMPSFQTCNLSREYQLEVKLGLAWGKPDATNHASNSSSFFGGSNRNKGKNLANIPQEIHLPLNFSNVQVFSGLTPPAELVEAMRQGRTRPARKQTGPNGRPPQQQPQPQPNIPPQGVASSSRPPAPVLPPRPVAATPQNDASEAALYPPQLRPGQDAPPYDDAPPTYEEAMAEEMTGPVFPITARPAYSGVTDENAASSLPEKN, from the exons ATGTCAATACGCATAGCTCTGGAGAACCCGCCCGAGTTCTACACGAACTTGGATATCATGAAGGGCCATGTCGTGCTCACCCTTAGCCGGCATGAGACAGTGGGCGCCATCATCGTGAAGCTTGAGGGAGAGTCAAGGACGGCCCTGGGAATCCCAAACGACAACTCTAGCACCGGAGTACCGCACAGAGAAATGCCATCGGCCGGGGACATCATCTACGAAAACCACAAGATTCTCTACAAAGTAGCCCAGGCATTTCCCAACGAGAACGCTCCACCTCAGGCCGGTCCCATCGTACTCAACCCAGGTCAGCATCATTTTCCCTTCCAGTTCAAGTTTCCCTTCAACAACTCATGTGGCAACGCCGAAGCCATGGCCAAAATTGGAGGTGTTGTGAATGCCGGAGGATTCGCTCCAGGAGCTGGACTATTTGGACTAGGCGGAATCCGCGTGATGGACGGGACCAAGCAGTTGATGTACTCTCACGTTACGAAGACGTTACCTCCTAGTTTCACGGGATTCCCTGGCGAGGCAGAGATTCGATACTACGTCAAAGTCACGATACAAAGGCCGGGCTTATTCAAGGAGAATTGGAGATATCAAATAGGACTCAAATTCTTACCCATCGAACCACCCAGACCACCAAAAAGCAACCAAGAGGCATATGCCAGGCGTCCATTCGCCTTTGCGCCTCGCACGCCACCTTCCACGGCGCCACCGTCTACTAAGAAGCGGACCTCGTTCTTTGGAAGGAGTACCACtccgcaaccaccacccccggtTGGCGGACCCTCGAACCCATCCTCGTCGGCCGAGGCCAGCTTAGCAACACCGCCCTCGATCGAGATGTCTGCTCGCCTCCCACATCCAGCTATTCTGACATGCAATAAGTCAATACCACTACGACTTATCGCCAAGAAACTGGCACCCAGCAATGGAGAGGTGTACCTCGTAGCTATACAGATTGACCTCATCGGCAAGACCATCGTACGATGTCAGGACTTGGTCAACAACGAGTTAAACCGTTGGGTGATAGTCTCACGCCAGGGTCTTTCCATACCTGTATCCAAGCCAGACGACGCCGTAGGAACCGAGGTTGTCCTTCCCGATGCCATCTGGAACAACGTGcctctccccaacaccatcatgccGAGTTTCCAGACGTGTAATCTGAG TCGTGAGTACCAACTGGAAGTCAAGCTCGGACTCGCCTGGGGAAAGCCAGACGCCACCAACCACgcctccaacagctcctctTTCTTTGGCGGTTCCAACCGGAACAAGGGCAAGAACCTCGCCAACATCCCACAGGagatccacctccccctcaacttcaGCAACGTCCAAGTCTTCTCCGGTCTCACTCCCCCAGCAGAATTGGTAGAGGCCATGCGTCAAGGACGAACACGACCAGCCAGGAAACAAACCGGTCCTAATGGTCGTcctccacagcaacaacctcaaccacagCCCAATATCCCACCTCAAGGTGTGGCTTCTTCATCACGCCCACCTGCACCAGTGCTGCCGCCTAGACCGGTGGCAGCCACACCACAGAACGATGCCTCGGAAGCGGCGCTTTACCCGCCTCAGTTAAGACCGGGACAAGACGCACCGCCGTATGACGATGCGCCCCCTACATATGAGGAGGcaatggcggaggagatgactGGGCCGGTTTTTCCAATCACGGCAAGACCGGCCTACAGCGGAGTGACGGATGAGAATGCGGCGAGTAGTTTGCCTGAGAAAAATTAG
- the DIM1_1 gene encoding Dimethyladenosine transferase (EggNog:ENOG503NU08; COG:A; BUSCO:EOG09263720): MPKAAKQKKGGGPSGPYDRKSKPAASTNIFKFDKDYGQHILKNPGISDAIVEKAYLKPTDVVVEIGPGTGNITVRALEKAKKVIAIDIDPRMGAEVTKRVQGTPLAKKLEVILGDVIKMPEMPPCDALISNTPYQISSPLIFKMLAMPNPPRVAVLMFQREFAKRLVAKPGDALYSRLSVNVNFWATCKHIMKVGKQNFKPPPKVESDVVRIEPLIGSARPKIAFDEFDGLLRIAFNRKNKTLNASFAIKEVLAMCERNYKVYCSLNNIPVDEGVAAAGTGAVVGEGEGMDVDMDDDGADGDDNEEEEEEEEEDDNGMDVEDDEDMPEFFKEMKGDEDKAAAAKTPSRNPKSKVAMVVKAKVNKVLASTGLGEKRARQCDQNDFLKLLVAFHEEGIHFS, translated from the exons ATGCCAAAGGCCGccaagcagaagaagggcggAGGGCCCAGCGGCCCTTACGATCGCAAGTCGAAGCCCgccgccagcaccaacatcttcaagtTCGACAAGGACTATGGCCAGCATATTCTCAAGAACCCCGGCATCAGCGACGCCATTGTCGAAAAGGCCTACCTCAAGCCCACcgatgtcgtcgtcgaaaTCGGTCCTGGTACCGGTAACATCACCGTCCGCGCCCtggaaaaggcaaagaaggtcATTGCCA TCGATATCGACCCCCGCATGGGCGCCGAAGTAACCAAGCGCGTCCAAGGCACCCCCCTGGCCAAAAAGCTCGAAGTCATCCTCGGTGACGTGATCAAAATGCCCGAAATGCCCCCCTGCGAcgccctcatctccaacacACCCTACCAaatctcctctcctctgATCTTCAAGATGCTCGCCAtgcccaaccccccccgCGTGGCGGTCCTCATGTTCCAGCGCGAGTTCGCCAAACGCCTCGTCGCCAAACCCGGCGACGCGCTCTACTCCCGTCTGTCGGTCAATGTCAACTTTTGGGCCACCTGCAAGCACATCATGAAGGTGGGGAAACAAAACTTTAAGCCGCCTCCCAAGGTGGAGAGTGACGTTGTTAGGATTGAGCCGTTGATTGGGTCGGCGAGGCCGAAGATTGCTTTTGATGAGTttgatgggttgttgaggattGCGTTCAACAGGAAGAACAAGACGTTGAATGCGTCGTTTGCGATCAAGGAGGTTTTGGCCATGTGTGAGAGGAATTACAAGGTGTATTGCTCGTTGAATAATATTCCTGTTGATGaaggggttgctgctgcggggacgggggcggtggtgggggagggagaggggatggatgttgatatggatgatgatggagcggatggggatgataatgaggaggaggaggaggaggaggaggaggatgataaCGGGATGGATGtggaagacgatgaggatatgCCCGAGTTTTTCAAGGAGATGAAGGGCGACGAGGACAaggccgccgctgccaaaACGCCGAGCAGGAACCCCAAGTCAAAGGTTGCGATGGtggtcaaggccaaggtcaacaaggTGCTTGCGAGCACggggctgggggagaagagagcgAGGCAGTGCGATCAGAACGACTTTTTAAAGCTATTGGTGGCGTTCCACGAGGAGGGTATTCATTTCTCCTAG